The segment CAtccatcaacaaaaaaatactaatattggaatatttaaaaatgcatgtaattaacatattaaattactcTCACTTACAACTActttatttatcatatattataaaCTACTtccttaaataaaatcatgatacatcttattttgtaatattatagATATCATGACCTAACAAATCTTATCTAACATCCATAATGAAtatatttaaatcataatttaaaataaaaaatattacttaagAATGAAGATTTCAAGATGAATAATTTCTTAGCAGTTTTTGAATAAGGGAGATTCTGGGATGAATAACTCAGTAGttttaggataaaaatgataaattgttAACTTAAGTACTATTAATACAATATACCTATAAATGGAGGACTGTTCTGTATGTTTTCCAATTACAGTCCAATCAAGCAAAAAAAGGAGGAACCCTCTAAAATAGCCATTGGTATCTCCACCatagcttcttcttttccctctctctctcatgagtcattttctctgtttctttctctctctagaaaaagaaaaattcaaagagaAAATTGAAATCTAGGGTTTcgattttttgtaattaatttaggAGATTTAATCTCTGGATCCCAAATTGGAGAGAAATTAGTGATTACACAAAAACGATTATTAAAAAATGACCTTGGAATCGGTGGCTTCAAACACACATGGAAACCTTGATGAGCAAATTAGTCAGCTTATGCAGTGCAAGCCCTTATCAGAACAAGAggtaaccctttttttttttgtcaaaagtttctatttttttgcttttctgattttttttttaatttttcttgtggGTTTTGagagttttcaattttttttttggagaaatgGTGTGGATCTGGTTGGGATTGTCAGGGTTGAAATTGggaatttatgataaaaatctctgttttttgaaatttttttggattattttaaaagagtttttgttattttggggTTTTGAGGTTGTTTTTGGAGAAATGGTGTGGATCTGGTTGGATTTGTGAGGGTCAAAATTGgggatttgttgatttttttttgtttcgtgTGTGTGGTGTAATCTGTGTTTTGAAGGGATTTTGAGGCATATTTGTGGCTGGTTGGAGCAGATCTGTCCATGGGTTTTGCTTTTAGAATGTTTTTCTTAGGATTTATTGAAGTGAAGGTGTCAACTTGGGGaaaaagtttggatttttgttttatggTTGTTGTAGATTTGAAGACATCTAAATATTTTGGATGGTTAAGATAATATGGGCatgtggttttttctttttggattatGCTGCTTAAGCTGCCATAATGTAAATTTGGATCTTTGTGGTGTATTCTAACTTGGAGTGGATAGCTTGAGCTTGAGCTTTCTAGATGTACTAATGAAGGTGGATTCTTGTGGTGATGCTAAGATGTCCTAGTCTGGGAGTTAAGCGTGTAATATTAAGGCGTGTTTTAGGAAGATTGCTTTCAATCTTGGAATACCTAGTGTCATAGCAACAGCATCGCTTGAAGGAGGGTGTTCCTTTGTATTTGTTGGGGTTAGTTTGTATGTTGATGCTCTAttcatataacttttttttaagatagaaTTGGTGTTAAGGACCTTGAGATCTACTTGTGATCAACTAAATGATGATGGCACGCTTTCACTTGATAACTAGTCTGGTCATTCTGAAGAACTAATCACTGTCTAAGGGTGTTGCTGGCTGTGTTACCTTTTTGATAAAAGCTGAAGGATCGATATAGATGGGACAgtgattttctattttctcttgtCTTTTGTTAGTAGAAGGGGATTGGggttgattgtgaggatggagtGGGGTATGACAACTCCTAATTATTAATGAGTATGATGGTGGTTTCCTAAGgccttctctcttttctcatttCCTATTTTCTGTACTTGGTTGAGGTAGTTTTTCTTACATGACTTTCATCTTCAGTGATGGTTCCTTATCCTGATGTCACGCCATTCGATAACCTCAATTTCCTCCCTCTTTTTCATGTGAAATAAAGTGAACAATCTTTCATCAAATCATCATTGTGCCGCACAATTTCCTTTGTCTGAAGTGGCAAATTACTCCTGGGGATGTTGTTTTcaatgaaaatgtttttatgaTTCAGGTAAGGGCATTATGTGAGAAAGCTAAGGAGATACTGATGGATGAAAGTAACGTTCAGGTACTCTACTTGTTTATGTTGATTTGTTCTGTTATAAGAGCATAAGTTCTgcaattttttatatgccaTTTTTATGTTGCGGTTTAGCATCTATCTTTTGCTATCTATTCTTAAATGCAAGCTATGAGCTTATTAGGACTCTTGAATTCACTGAGTTGTAATTAACTTTCTTTGTCTGTATAACTTGCAGCCTGTTAAAAGCCCTGTTACAATCTGTGGTGATATTCATGGTCAATTTCATGATCTAGCTGAGCTTTTTCGCATTGGCGGGAAGGTAAGTTTCTGATTGAGCAATTTTGTGCAGTAACATTTGCGGACATGGGGATTCCAATTGTTATCtcctatctttttttcttcttgtagtTGTTGCAATGGTCATGATCTctcatgtgtttttttgttaaggATAATACAATTGAATCACTTTACTTCACTTTCTATCActgattatgtttttaatttctgtTTCTTTATCATGCCATCATCTTAGGTATTAAGCTTCCACCACTCCTGTCTTGCCTGCCTAGTGTGCTATTATTCACTTGGacctttttgtttgttatagTGTCCAGATACAAATTACTTGTTCATGGGAGATTATGTTGACCGTGGCTATTATTCAGTGGAAACTGTAACAGTAAGCATTtccatccttttatttttctccatgCATTTCAACTTCAGTgtcttctctcttctccttttaTGTAACTGTGCCATTATATTAGGTTCTGTTTATGGCATTGCCTATGGGACCATATTTATGCCAAGGTCTTCTGgtttgaattgggaaaaatttcaattaagctTTGCTAaacaaaacacctataaaattcTCTTAGCTAtacataaattttgataaatttcgACCTCAGTTTGGTTGAGGCTCTTAACTTCTTACTGCgtactgaattttttttccagctccTGGTTGCCTTGAAAGTGAGGTATCCTCAACGGATTACAATTCTAAGGGGAAATCACGAAAGTCGTCAGGTATGCTTCCAAATGTATTTTTGCCAACTGATGCTATAAATTGTTTTATCCTAGGTTGACTTGTTATGATTTCAATGCTTTAATGCCTTATCTTAGCTATCTTTTCATCATGAAATCATTTGGGCTGATCATGGATGTTTATTCCCTATTTCAGATTACTCAAGTTTATGGTTTCTATGATGAATGCCTACGGAAGTGAGTTCTTCTGAATCCTTATTCTAATGGAAATACATCTTTAAGTTAGTTTGTAATCCTACGGCCCTGATTTGTAATTCTAGCTTAATGTTTCTCTTGTATATTATgcataaacataaatattactTTCAAGTTGGATGTGATTTTGTGAGTGACATGGATAGAGAATTGAGTCTGCTTGTAGAAATGAAAatctataacaaaaataaaacgaaaaaaGAGATGATAAAAGCATAGCAATCAAGTTGCATGCTAGCACATTAGGTTTCTTGTGGATGGATTTCTATGTTTTTAGCTTGGATGACTATTACATTATCTGTAACATTGAGATGCATGAATATAGGTTGTTATGAAGAAAAGTAGAGTTCTTTGTGCAatttaaacaatataatttcaggaaaaaaaatctactacGTCTGATGAACCCACCAAAGTGCAGTAGCTATGTCTATCTTAACCCCAAgaacttttgaaattgaaaggaagtGGACTTGATAATAGCTGTAGGACTTTTTACTAGTAATAAAATAGACTTCCACGTACAGGAAGAATTGTATATCCCATCTTATTTCATCTAACTTTATATCTCGCCCACTGTTATTCAAATAGTTGTATAGAATTGTTTTGACACAGGTATGTACAGGAAGAATAAGTATCCCTGGTTTTTGTTTGCAGGTACGGCAATGCTAATGTTTGGAAGATCTTTACAGACCTGTTTGATTATTTTCCACTTACAGCATTGGTGAGTGCTGGGGGCAAAAACAAATACTGagtaacatatttttttaccaCCAATATAATTGAAGAAAGAATACTAAATTTACATTTACCTTTGTGGATGTGCCATAGTACCTTTCAGTTTGGGCATTTAATATGGAGATgctgtttttctcctcttttgaAGGTTGAGTCGGAAATATTTTGCCTCCATGGTGGATTGTCACCCTCCATTGAAACCCTTGATAACATTCGTAATTTTGACCGTGTTCAAGAAGTTCCCCATGAGGGTCCCATGTGTGATCTGTTGTGGTCTGACCCTGATGATCGATGTGGTTGGGGCATCTCACCTAGGGGTGCTGGATATACCTTCGGTCAAGTAATATACTCCCCATATTCATTTATTTCTCTTGTGTTTGTAATTTTTAGCAGAACAAACAGGTTTTTTCTTAGCCTGCTTCTTTTGTTTCTGTAGGACATATCTGAGCAATTTAATCATACAAACAACTTAAAGCTGATTGCAAGAGCTCACCAGCTGGTTATGGAGGGGTATAACTGGGGCCACGTAACTACTTCCCCttgatgcttcttcttcttcttctttttccctctTGGCAAATCTCTTGCTTCATTTTGCAAATTTCATGTGGTTGATTGTGCTTGTTTTCTTGTGACAGGAACAAAAGGTGGTCACTATCTTCAGTGCACCCAATTATTGCTATCGCTGTGGAAACATGGCATCTATCTTGGAAGTTGATGACTGCAAGGGCCACACATTCATTCAGGTTGGTTTATGATGCTAGAGGACTCTACAGGAAATCATAACATACACTAGGTGcaaaattatatcttgaaaattgtcaaatcatgtttgcAGTTTGAGCCTGCTCCAAGGAGGGGTGAGCCAGATGTGACCCGGAGAACACCAGATTACTTCCTATGATTCAAGCTGTATGAGATGCTGAATCCTCCTAGCGAGCGCTTCCTGGCTGGTTTACTTATTGAGGGCTATTTCCAAGTATAAATTTGCTATGTGGGCAGGTGGCAAGAAAGCATGTATAATGGGCAAGTGGGGCTTCCTTGATTCAATTGGCTTGCTGATTATGCTTGAGTTTCCATAAGAGGGAGCAATGGAGCTGCAACAGAATAGCAGCAAATGTACCATTTCCAGCAAACAATGGGGCTTCTTTTTATtccttgattttgattttgttctcttattccttttttttcccttttgtagAAGGATGGTTGTTTCAGGGTTGGGGATGTGTAGAGAGACAATGAGTTGACTTATAATGgttgctttttatattttatctccATTCACGCAGTTCTAATCAAGTGTTTTCCAGTAGGTGCCTCCTTAACATCTCTAGATAAAATTCACTTGCACTTTGCATCCGATAGTCGAGCCATGAATTGGTCTAAACCCCCCTTTCCCATGACAGTTCATTACAGGATTCAGTTGCAATTTTCTGGCAGAATTGCATTGAACAAGCTCCTGCGAACGCAGGGTGTTTTTCCTACTATCCACTCTAATATTGAACATGTCAACGGTGCTAGATTTCGTAAATTGTTGTCTTCTATCGAAAACAGAAAGGAAGCAATCGATTTCATTTCAGGAAGTTCAAACATTGATCTGGAATTGTCTCTGTCAACTGGCTCCCACCCCTGAATGGTTTTGTGGAGAGCTGAAGTTGCTGTTCTGTTTGATATTTTGGATTGTTGATGGATGAGAGATTGTT is part of the Populus nigra chromosome 8, ddPopNigr1.1, whole genome shotgun sequence genome and harbors:
- the LOC133701798 gene encoding serine/threonine-protein phosphatase PP2A-2 catalytic subunit, encoding MTLESVASNTHGNLDEQISQLMQCKPLSEQEVRALCEKAKEILMDESNVQPVKSPVTICGDIHGQFHDLAELFRIGGKCPDTNYLFMGDYVDRGYYSVETVTLLVALKVRYPQRITILRGNHESRQITQVYGFYDECLRKYGNANVWKIFTDLFDYFPLTALVESEIFCLHGGLSPSIETLDNIRNFDRVQEVPHEGPMCDLLWSDPDDRCGWGISPRGAGYTFGQDISEQFNHTNNLKLIARAHQLVMEGYNWGHEQKVVTIFSAPNYCYRCGNMASILEVDDCKGHTFIQFEPAPRRGEPDVTRRTPDYFL